TTGGAGAAGATTTTGGTTTTAGTGTtaaaattatactaaaataatgtgGTTTTGACGTTAAAATGATAGAACTTGATAGACCTTGGAACATGCATGATCTAACAAATTCGGTAGTATGGGTAATTGTTTTCCGAGTTTGGGTTTGGCAGATAAATGCTCCACATTTGGTGGTAGCCTTACgaatattttgatcaaatctTGTTTACTTCTTCTCAAGCAGGAAAGATACAATGCAATAGACTTCAATCTCAAAGAATTTACCAGataagaaaaatcaaacattatttttaatgtactttttctttgtttcaccACAAACATCATAACAAGAagtaacatataaaaaaaaactattctgcTGCGGTGTTTAGGTCAAGAAGACGAGAACGAAAAGGATGATGAACAAGACGAGCAAGAaacatatcatcatcatctgccCTTTCGCTCCTGCTTTCTTCATCACCATCCCCACTTTTTTCTGTACAAACTCTAGCCTGTTCTTTGTACTGTCCATCTCCGTTCCCAGTTCATCTATTATCCTCTCCTGCAACACACATCCAATAGAAAGAAAACTTGATGTTTCTCATCTCTGCAGATATTAAATCTTTCTCTCATGTTACTAACCTGTGCAACGAGTTCATCGTGTATAGTAAGTCCCACTCCTCCAATCCTCTCTACACTTTTACTCAGCTCGTCCAGCTCTTCGTCTTGTTGCCTGAAGTTCCGCACAAAAAAGTTGATATCAAGTTACAGCACTACTCTCGCTGAACAAAACTATTCTACACACGAGTAAAAGGCATTGTGACATAATAAAGCAAATAAGAGATTGCAAAATGAAGTAGACAGAAACTGAAAGAGCTTTTACTTTATCAACAGCATTTGCCTATCTGATTCTGACTGTACAAATCCATCATCATCTCTTCCCCCATACTGATCGTATCTACTTGCTTCATTCGAGTTTGGCATTCTCATCAGCTCTCGGCGCACTTCACTTGAATTACCAGCTCCAGCGCTACCTTTACCAGCTAGAACACCAGTCTTCACATTCCGCACCTATCAAAAAGTACCATAACTTTCATGCACAAGTCAAAACACTCTCTAAAACTGTGAAAAGCAGTATACAATTACGGATTCTGAGTCATACCTGTGTCCTAGCATTACTAGTCCATCTCCTCCGTCTTTCAAGCTCAGCATCATCAATGCCATACAAGGCAGGATCTTTTGCTGCAACGGCCACCGCTTTTTCCAGCTCATCTACCTTCCAATCAGCAATAACAGCTTCAATAGCCATGGAAAAGGACTCTAAATCGAACGGCTCACATACTTATTCTACTGGATATTAATCATGTGTATAACTGAGTATTGACAATAATACATTATACAAGATGAGCGTGTCGTCCATCATACGAGTACCTGCCACTCAATGCTTCCACAATTAGCAAGAAGCTCCTTGGTGACGTGGACTTGATCACCCATTCCAGGAGAGACACGCTCCCATTTGTGGAATGTAGATTGCAACTTATCAATCTAACAAAAGCATCCCATCAAATGAAACATTTAATCAATGTCCTAACAAAAGAAACATGTCTTGTCCAAATCCAAATCCAAAACAAAACTCACAGAATCTTGGATCTCCTCCTTAACAATGTAGAATGGATCTTGCGCTGAAGACATCCCGACACAATCTGTTTTACCTTATACACCAAACAAAAACACAGCTGGTTTTTAACTCACAGTGATCAACAATTAGATCCAGAAATATTCCGATGGCTAATCTAAGCTAAAGAGTTTTACTTTAGAACGGAAACAGATCTATGAATCTCTCAACTTTAAGGTTGTAAGGGGAAAACAGAAGGAGGAGCCTTTTCACCTGGAAGAGAGGAGATTAATCGACACGCGAGGCGGTGCAGATCGGGGGAGAAGGAACTCACGGCGGTGAAGTAAATGAATTGAACTCCGGCGTGGAGGAGGATTGTCGAAAGCTCTTAGCTTTGGGCTTAATTGAAGAGAAACTTATAAAGCCCAATAACAACCCAATAAGCCCAATAGTACTAGTCGATGTGTAAGATACTAAGATTTGTCAAAATGTGGAGAAATTTAACCATGTGGCTCTGCTAGGTCCGTTTGAAAGCCACATGGTCCAAGGTGTGAATGTGTACCGTGTGCCTGTGGGTCACCCATACTCAATAACTCATGTCTGTGATCATTTCGCAATCCTGGCCTTATCTTTTGAGCTCTTGTCCCTACTATGCTTCcatttttctaaataataatGTGTTTCGTACCAACCATTTAATAAGCAAAATAATACGAAAATTATTAGAGTGGGAGAAGTTGCTTGGCTTTGGTTTTAAGAAGTTGCGTAGTTGCATCGTACCGTATATAACAATAATAGTTCACAAAGATAAAGTGGAAGAGTGATGATACTTGTTGTAGAAAGAAATAACAAACTTCGTAGAATCTATATTGAACTTCATCATGCAACATGTTGACAAATAACAAAGCGGAAATgtaagaaaaaagaagagagaaagaaagaaaacaaaaatgagaaatgATTTGGAAAAGGAAGTGAGtgaaagagacagagagagacaAGGCAAGGTGAGGTGTCAATGTCCCTTAATGAATGATACTCTCTACCAATGTAAGTGAGCTTCATTGCTTATTGAGCCCACTTCTAATCCCCACAACTAACAACAGCT
The sequence above is drawn from the Brassica napus cultivar Da-Ae chromosome A8, Da-Ae, whole genome shotgun sequence genome and encodes:
- the LOC106361683 gene encoding syntaxin-61 is translated as MSSAQDPFYIVKEEIQDSIDKLQSTFHKWERVSPGMGDQVHVTKELLANCGSIEWQVDELEKAVAVAAKDPALYGIDDAELERRRRWTSNARTQVRNVKTGVLAGKGSAGAGNSSEVRRELMRMPNSNEASRYDQYGGRDDDGFVQSESDRQMLLIKQQDEELDELSKSVERIGGVGLTIHDELVAQERIIDELGTEMDSTKNRLEFVQKKVGMVMKKAGAKGQMMMICFLLVLFIILFVLVFLT